TGCAATTCATATCACCACTACAACACCCACTCCCGCGTTTGCACTTTCATCGGGCACGGCGTCCACTTGAGAACAGGGGAGGTAAAGAGTGGGCGGCGGTCGCATGAAATGTATGCATTTCGGCTGGTGATCGGAACCGATTTGATTGGACGTATGCATCCGGCGATCATAGTGCTTCGAGCGCGAGCGAGAAATGCTCGTTCCATCTCATCGCCTCTGTTCATCGCTTcccagcacgcacacacacacaaacacctagACAGGGAATGAATCAATTAATTACGGCAGAGCGCATACACATTGTGCAGTCAGGAGCAATGGGGTGGGAGGTTGGTGTACGGATAATCACGCATGCAGGGAAGCTGCCAAACGTGTCACTGTTGAATGTTGCGCATAAATCTAAACACAGTGAAATGGTCTACGAAAAGTGTATTTTTTCCCGTAGTATCACATCGCAGTCGGTGGGGTGGTTTGGAGCATGTGGTCGTTCATTTGACAGAGAAGAAAACCGTACCAGCGCAATCAAAAACGGGTCATGGAGAAAGCCTTGTCCTATTTTCCGTATGGTCTCAGTCTCTCCGTCCTTTTTACTCGACCGTTGGATAAAGTGCTGGGTAAAGAATTTAACTAAATGGCTGAGTTAGATCTGACCTGTTTGGATGATCGATCTTCAAGCAGTGGTGGTCTAAGAATGTTCTCAAGGAACGTTCATTCATGaaatttttctgttttgtttatgtAACATATTTATAAATTTGCGTGTTTCTTTTTGAATTACTAATTTTTTAATTCTGTTTTAAATCCTAGAAACATTCGTCTTAATACCTATTACTGATATCTACTATTTAACGTTGAAATCAATGAGATCAAATAATCGACCTTGCCTTCTCATTGAGAGGTTTCCAGCAAAATAGTTGAACACAACTTCAAATATTCCCCCTTCAAGGGGCATCAATGGTGAGTTTGAATGAAAGGTCTCATAAAGTCGGCCCACACGGTATCATCACGCCCACGAACTTGAGGCGTGAATGGAATTTTTAATTGATACAGAATTTCATCCCATTCTTCACACGATGCACCATGCCCTGACTCTCTTCAGTGAGAGTGAAGCAGTGTTCCCAACGGCTGACAGCTGATATTTAACTTTGTGATATTTGTTGGTTTGCCTAATTGGTCTCAGTGGTTTAGTGACAACGTTTGGCGTTGCTTTCTACGATGGAACTTGAAACTGAACAAACAACCCCTGTGCCACTGTTAGCTGCCAACCGATGGGCGGGAAGGCTTCTTGATTAAATGTCTTGATCAGTATGTGATCGACCGTCAGTGGAAAGTGtggtgtatttatttaatgaATTTTTGTAAGTTATGATTTAGTTTAAAAGTTATCTTTTCGTTACCAAACGTGCATTGTAACAGGAAGATTCAGTTTTGGAATCTATGTTTGGTTATGGTGTTGTTGCGTCAAGTGGGCAAAGTTAGCATAGTGTCACGGTGTCACGTTTATGTGCTTAATCTCTGTTATCATCAAATattctctttttgaattttcaAAACCTCTCTCTGGTTGAAATAAAAGTTCCGGTTGACCTATAAACAATCAAGAGTCATGCAATGTCCTAATCTCGGCACACTTTTTGACGTACACTGTTAGCCGCCAGCAATGCGTCGTTAGCTTCCGAGCGATAACCAATTTATCAGTTGACTCGCCAAATTATGTGGCAAATAGAAATTGTGTATGATTCAGTAGAAATGCAATTAACATACCCTTTCCCGTGCTGCTTGTCTTGCTGGCTGACTTAGGGGGGACCGAGACCTTGGAAGTTCTCactcacttcacttcactgcgCATGAAGTCTTGCAAAGATTGTTCCTGCCGGTAGACAGACACGCTATGTCTAGCCGCAAGTAAAGCAGGAACTGTCTTGTGGGTTGAATGTACTAAAacctaaatgaaaaaaaaaaagaatctgATAATGTTCAACCGTACGCTCTTTACTGCCGCCAAAATTCAAGACATTGAACGATCTTGTATTGCTTTACCTCGTTTTCACAACTGTGAACGTTCGTACGTCCGCTTGCAGTGAAGTGATATCAATTAGATAGAAATCAGTTGTAGAAACAAACATTGTCATCTTTCTGTTTAGCACCCCGTAATGGCAAAGCTCAACACTGTACATACATTCTGTGTTGTCAGCTATCGTTGTACATCACGTACAAGTGTGTTGCTCTCACATTGAGCAGTGTGAGCTGTACTTCTCACGTGTAAAGGTGGGTTTGGGATTTTGAATTCGTAAAATATTGCCATTCTACAATCGAAACCAGCAATCACCGTACATCCCCAGGTTGTTCTTCGTTCTACTTTCTGGTAGGTTTCTGCATCTGTCTAacgttaagatgtgcggagcACAATCGGAGTTGCGCAGATAAGGCAATAGTGTACAAGGACAGACCCTTCCGCTAGTGACAACACAAGAAGAGTTGTAAACGGTTCAAACGGAAGGTCGAGGACGTAAGATTCTGTCTAGCTTTACGTGTTCTCTGGCCGGGCGCTCGTGCCATCGATCTGGCATGATGTGGTCTGAACAGAAGATTAGGAAGCAATTATCAAATTAAGTGTCCCGCGAGATAGAAGCCTACCAGTGTGTAGTCATGAACGCAAGATGAAACAACGCGTTAAACAGGCGTTGTTCGTGGCAAACGTTCTTGGTGTCGTTAGCTCTCGCTTGAATGGTTTAGTAATGCATGAGCCCTTTCTTCTAAAAAGCAAACTTTTGTGAATCGACAGTTTATGGTTTTGGTTTACGGTTACAGTTTTCGGGTAGGTTCGTGAATAGTGTACATTGCGGTAGTGCTGTGGTGTATATTTTGCGCGAGCTTTCGGTTAGATCAGCATTTGTTCAAGTTCAAGTCATTCGCAACCGAAAGTGTTTTGTGCAGAAGCCCATCGCACCTATACTTGTTCTCTAGTGCGCAATGCACACTGTGACAGCAAACTTGTGCGTAGCTTGAACAAAACTTGACCGTGCCGTGTTTGTTTATGCTTTCtatgttaatttatttattttcattatttttttctccttgcTCTGAAGTATATCCCGAGCCCACAAACAGTAGTTTCCGCCACGTTGGCCATACAATGCCGCTGAAGCAACGAAACGCAGTGTTGGAGCTGCATTCTCCGACCGAGGACCAGCTAGTGTCACCGAGCGTTGGCTCGGTCGCAACAGATTTCGGTTCCATCACGGACGATGGTCACAGCACAATGGCGTCGACCGAGAAGGCAGAATCGTCCGCCCCGGCGGACCCGGACAAGGTGAAGATGAAGAAATCGCTTGGGCTGCTGGAGGGTGTTGCCATCATTTTAGGCATCATCCTTGGCTCGGGTATCTTCATCTCGCCGAAGGGTGTCCTGCAGGAGGTGGGCTCGGTCGGTACGTCACTCGTGATCTGGGTGTTGTGCGGCGTGCTGTCGATGATTGGCGCCCTCTGCTATGCCGAGCTGGGCACGGCTATTCCCAAATCGGGCGGTGACTACGCTTACATCTACGAAGCTTACGGGCCGCTGCCAGCCTTTCTTTACCTTTGGGATGCGACTGTGATATTTGTGTAAGTGTGCAATAGTGAAAAGGTGCATGAGCGGAATTTTAGAGCCAGGATCATGAACAAGAATTGTGTGTGCCATTCTGTGGAGTGAGCTTGCGAGCCGCATCATATTATGATTCTGAACGCTGATCCTCGACTCTAAAGTGGAACGTGTGGCGTAGTGAGCGCGTTGGTTCTAATGTTcgaatttcttcttcttatattTCATCCCCTGGCTGTCCTTGATTTGCGGGGGGGCGTTGATCTGTTTCGTCTTGCTCAAATGATCGTGCCACTTTACCGCGGCTGTGCTTCTCCAGCCCGAGCACGAATGCGATCATGGGATTAACGTTTGCGAGCTACGTGTTTCAGCCACTGTTCGCAGCTGGTTGCTCCGTCCCGACGATAGGTTTGCAGTTGTTCGCTGCCGTTACGATCTGCGCCCTCACCTACATCAACGCCTACGACGTGCGGGTGACGACCAAGATGCAAAACGTGTTCATGTTCACCAAGATCGGTGCACTGGTGCTGGTGATAGTGGTTGGCGTCGTCTGGATGGCGATGGCCGAAGGTGGCATGGACAATTTCGAGAACGCGTTCGACGGCACGGAAACCGACCCGGGCAAAATCTCAGTTGCCTTCTATTCGGGCATCTTCTCCTACGCTGGCTGGTGAGTGTGCTGTGTGCGAAGGGCCAGGCTCCAAGTGTGTTCCAAGTAGGGCTTGCGTTGTCCCGCGCTATCCTTCAACGTTTCGGCTGACTTTAATCGACCCTACCCAACTCTCCCCTTCAACCTGTAGGAACTATCTCAACTTCATGACCGAGGAGTTGCGCGACCCGTACAAGAATCTGCCCCGGGCGATTTATATTTCCCTGCCCCTGGTGACGGCCATCTATGTGCTGGCAAACATGGCGTACGTGGCCGTCCTGACACCGCAAGCCATTTTGGCCTCCGACGCCATTGCCGTGGTAAGTGcgatctttttgttttgttcaaccCTTCAATCGTACCGAGACTCACCCGGTATATGCTGCCTCCGTTGATGTTATGTGTAGCCGGTCCGGTCCACCTGACATCCCCGCGCAGGTAGCGGTGCTGCTGAGTCTTCCGTTTTTGAtcaatttttttccttctctttctcgctgTCTCCTTTCGATTGGATTCGATTGTTGATGTACGGGGCGATCCTCGTCGCTCGGCGCGATTATGTTCCGGTAGACGTTCGCCCAGCGAGCCATGAGCTATGGGGCGTTTGTGATGCCCATTCTGGTGGCAATAGCCGCGTTCGGTGGGCTCTCCGTGCACATTATGACATCTTCCCGCATGTGCTTCGTCGGTGCGCGCAATGGTCACATGCCCGAAATTCTGTCCCATATCAATGTCAACCGCTTCACGCCGATGCCATCGCTCGTGTTTCTGGTGAGCATACACATTCCCGTGCACGCGCAAACGGTGGAAAAGATTTGAGAGGGTACCTTTGgggtggaggagaaggagggtCCCTTTCACTTCTGGACACACATCGTGCGCGGTGTACCTTTCCTAGCTTCGTttgctgatttttttctcccgCTGTCATTACAGTGCGCACTGTCGCTGCTGTATCTGTTTATTAGCGACGTGTACGTCCTTATCACCTACAGCAGTATAGTCGAGTCGTTCTTCATCATGCTGTCGGTCAGTGCGGTGCTGTACTTCCGTTACACCCGGCCCGACATCCATCGTCCGATCCGGGTGCCCCTCTGGGTGCCGACGGTGTTCGTCATCAT
This is a stretch of genomic DNA from Anopheles merus strain MAF chromosome 2R, AmerM5.1, whole genome shotgun sequence. It encodes these proteins:
- the LOC121589627 gene encoding Y+L amino acid transporter 2 isoform X1; the encoded protein is MNFLYPEPTNSSFRHVGHTMPLKQRNAVLELHSPTEDQLVSPSVGSVATDFGSITDDGHSTMASTEKAESSAPADPDKVKMKKSLGLLEGVAIILGIILGSGIFISPKGVLQEVGSVGTSLVIWVLCGVLSMIGALCYAELGTAIPKSGGDYAYIYEAYGPLPAFLYLWDATVIFVPSTNAIMGLTFASYVFQPLFAAGCSVPTIGLQLFAAVTICALTYINAYDVRVTTKMQNVFMFTKIGALVLVIVVGVVWMAMAEGGMDNFENAFDGTETDPGKISVAFYSGIFSYAGWNYLNFMTEELRDPYKNLPRAIYISLPLVTAIYVLANMAYVAVLTPQAILASDAIAVTFAQRAMSYGAFVMPILVAIAAFGGLSVHIMTSSRMCFVGARNGHMPEILSHINVNRFTPMPSLVFLCALSLLYLFISDVYVLITYSSIVESFFIMLSVSAVLYFRYTRPDIHRPIRVPLWVPTVFVIICAFLLIVPCYVAPYEVGMGVALTLAGIPVYYVGVAWKNKPKAFTDALARVTQFCQKMFMTAKEEVDADE
- the LOC121589627 gene encoding Y+L amino acid transporter 2 isoform X2 gives rise to the protein MPLKQRNAVLELHSPTEDQLVSPSVGSVATDFGSITDDGHSTMASTEKAESSAPADPDKVKMKKSLGLLEGVAIILGIILGSGIFISPKGVLQEVGSVGTSLVIWVLCGVLSMIGALCYAELGTAIPKSGGDYAYIYEAYGPLPAFLYLWDATVIFVPSTNAIMGLTFASYVFQPLFAAGCSVPTIGLQLFAAVTICALTYINAYDVRVTTKMQNVFMFTKIGALVLVIVVGVVWMAMAEGGMDNFENAFDGTETDPGKISVAFYSGIFSYAGWNYLNFMTEELRDPYKNLPRAIYISLPLVTAIYVLANMAYVAVLTPQAILASDAIAVTFAQRAMSYGAFVMPILVAIAAFGGLSVHIMTSSRMCFVGARNGHMPEILSHINVNRFTPMPSLVFLCALSLLYLFISDVYVLITYSSIVESFFIMLSVSAVLYFRYTRPDIHRPIRVPLWVPTVFVIICAFLLIVPCYVAPYEVGMGVALTLAGIPVYYVGVAWKNKPKAFTDALARVTQFCQKMFMTAKEEVDADE